The sequence below is a genomic window from Zygosaccharomyces rouxii strain CBS732 chromosome D complete sequence.
TCACATTACAGACATGCATCCAGACTTGTACTATGTGGAAGGTACTTCTGTTGATGAAGTTTGCCATAGAGGAGAGccaaaggataaaaaagATTATGCATCAAGATTCGGTAAAGCTACTAGTGGATGTGATGCACCAGTGCCACTCATAAACCGGACTTTGAGTTGGATTGAAAATAACTTGAGGGATAAGATTGACTTTGTCATTTGGACTGGTGATAATATTCGTCATGATAACGATAGAAATTATCCCAGGACTGAAGACCATATTTTTGCACTTAATGGACTTTGTGCAAATATAATGCATAGTATATTTGGTAAACGTGACAGTGAAAATCCGAGAGAATTTGACGTTACCGTTGTACCAAGTATTGGTAACAACGATGTTTTCCCGCATAACCTTTTGGCATTGGGCCCCACTTTACAGACTAGGGAATATTATAAACTTTGGGCACCCTTCATTCCACAGGACCAATTAAGAGTCTTTCACAGAGGTGTTTGCTTTGTCTCAGAAGTTATCCCCGGTAAATTGGCGGTCATGTCGGTTAATACGCTTTATCTGTTCAAGGCAAATCCATTGGTAGACACCTGTGATTCTAAGAAAGAACCAGGCTATCAGCTGCTAATATGGATGGGGACAGTTTTAGAGGAATTGAGACAACGTGGTGTTAAAGTTTGGTTATCTGGACACGTGCCGCCCACGCAGAAGAACATGGAGGGCGGATGTTTCCACAAGTATACTCTTTGGACTCATGAGTACAGAGATATCATCATTGGTGGAGTTTACGGGCATATGAACATGGATCACTTCATACCATTGGATAGTGAAGAGTCTTGGCGAGCTATAAATGAAGGTGTCGCTTTTGAGGACCAGAGTGACAgcaatgatgatgaagcgTTTTTGAAAGGAGTTGATTTAATCCATGAAATGGGAGCGAAGCCAGTTAATAAGGATGTTTACATGCAAAGCGTCAGAGAAAATAGCTATAAGCCAATACTTGACCAACTGGATAAAGTAGAAGTGGACGTGGAAGTAGATAGTTctggtaaaaaaaagaagaagaagaagaagaagaagaagaacccACCAGTTacctttgaagaaatgtGTGACAGG
It includes:
- the PPN1 gene encoding endopolyphosphatase (similar to uniprot|Q04119 Saccharomyces cerevisiae YDR452W PPN1 Vacuolar endopolyphosphatase with a role in phosphate metabolism functions as a homodimer) codes for the protein MSVKGDEVTGPTVWKNGRYKYKILVGTIMGILILLVSFLKLQVPPTQEFSKLALSPEDKLELKKLGLTPRDPVVVRDAEGKERKLYGRFLHITDMHPDLYYVEGTSVDEVCHRGEPKDKKDYASRFGKATSGCDAPVPLINRTLSWIENNLRDKIDFVIWTGDNIRHDNDRNYPRTEDHIFALNGLCANIMHSIFGKRDSENPREFDVTVVPSIGNNDVFPHNLLALGPTLQTREYYKLWAPFIPQDQLRVFHRGVCFVSEVIPGKLAVMSVNTLYLFKANPLVDTCDSKKEPGYQLLIWMGTVLEELRQRGVKVWLSGHVPPTQKNMEGGCFHKYTLWTHEYRDIIIGGVYGHMNMDHFIPLDSEESWRAINEGVAFEDQSDSNDDEAFLKGVDLIHEMGAKPVNKDVYMQSVRENSYKPILDQLDKVEVDVEVDSSGKKKKKKKKKKKNPPVTFEEMCDRYSIVNIAGSVVPTFNPAFRVWEYNITGLDQEELPGRQSWDKFYDKLEQIMSEDVHLDNNKKNSPDKTIPKAKPSDLPLGPGYEAQLFSPTKFVQYYADLDSIDKEYRRLIKQGVDQVTAGERAFDYKVEYTSQDEPYPMSNLLVRDYITLASNLAGNKTQWKEYVYRSFISSGYKDSKD